In Dehalococcoidia bacterium, the following are encoded in one genomic region:
- a CDS encoding DNA recombination/repair protein RecA, which produces MPVETVNPAAERARALEAALLQIEKAYGKGAIMRLGELQRVSTEVIPTGILSLDLALGVGGVPRGRII; this is translated from the coding sequence ATGCCCGTTGAAACTGTGAACCCGGCAGCGGAGCGCGCGCGCGCGCTGGAGGCGGCGCTGTTGCAGATTGAGAAGGCGTACGGCAAAGGCGCCATCATGCGCCTTGGGGAACTGCAGCGCGTCAGTACCGAGGTCATCCCCACCGGCATCCTCTCCCTCGACCTCGCCTTGGGGGTCGGCGGCGTCCCCCGCGGGCGCATCATC
- a CDS encoding zinc-ribbon domain containing protein — protein MTPLMDKTLTCRDCGSAFLFTVSEQEFYASKGFMHEPTRCRDCRARRRAAIEGNSSSGGTYSSGGVAASSYGMSYAAGSARREFFSATCSSCGNEARVPFQPRPDKPVYCSNCFETQRSSGAPSRGGRATRW, from the coding sequence ATGACCCCTCTCATGGACAAAACCTTGACCTGCCGCGATTGCGGGTCCGCCTTTCTGTTTACGGTCAGCGAGCAAGAGTTTTACGCAAGCAAGGGGTTTATGCACGAGCCGACCCGCTGCCGCGACTGTCGTGCCCGGCGTCGCGCCGCGATCGAAGGGAACTCCAGCTCGGGAGGAACATACAGCAGCGGCGGCGTGGCGGCATCGAGCTACGGCATGTCCTACGCCGCTGGCTCCGCCCGACGCGAATTCTTCTCGGCGACCTGCTCCTCCTGCGGCAATGAAGCGCGCGTGCCGTTCCAGCCCCGCCCAGACAAGCCGGTGTACTGTTCTAACTGCTTCGAAACCCAGCGTTCCTCTGGCGCGCCTTCCCGCGGCGGCCGCGCCACTCGGTGGTAA